GTCGTCGAACTGCGCCAGGTCGAGGTTGCTGTTGGACTGGTTTTCGTAGTGTTCCATGGTTGGATCTCCTTACTGTTGGGGTTTCGCCGCCGCACTCGCGGTCGGCTCCGGCTTCGGCCGGGCGGCACTCGCCGCAGCTCCGGCTGCCGTGTTGTTGAACGCTTTCATGAAGCTCGAAAAATCGAGGGGAATGACTTCGGGGAGTCGGCCGGTGCGGTCACCAGCGTCGTAATTGGGACTGGGCTTGGTGCGCATCACGCGCTGCCATACCGGCTTGCCGTCCTCGCCGGTTTTCATGTCCAGGTCGCAGAACAGGATCAGGTCCACCAGACCGGTGACCAGCTTCCGCGCCTTTTCTGGCAGCGTCGGCACGATGCGGGTGTGTTTGCCGGTCCGGGTCTCGAT
This genomic interval from Desulfocurvus vexinensis DSM 17965 contains the following:
- a CDS encoding AAA family ATPase, which translates into the protein IETRTGKHTRIVPTLPEKARKLVTGLVDLILFCDLDMKTGEDGKPVWQRVMRTKPSPNYDAGDRTGRLPEVIPLDFSSFMKAFNNTAAGAAASAARPKPEPTASAAAKPQQ